The following nucleotide sequence is from Amia ocellicauda isolate fAmiCal2 chromosome 14, fAmiCal2.hap1, whole genome shotgun sequence.
CAGCAGAACGCAGCTATTACTTGCACCCAGTGGAAGCAAATGTATGCCTCATTATTTGAACCATCCTGTTTAAATGAGGCGTGAGCTCAGGTTTGCAGTGGATGGAAGTGAAGACAGAACACAACCCGACATTATtacatgtatgttttgttttattggagATATTGGGTAATAACTGTAATCACTGCCTGAGGGTAAGAGTATTCTGTATGTTAGTTGCATTGGCCTTGGAAATAAATAGAAACTATTAAACAAAGCCAATGCAACTAAGATAAGGGTTAACTACTTTCAACAATTGTTTGCAAGCCCTAAATgcataaattaatgtaaatacaGTTCAAGTACCTTAATGCACACTATCAATATAATATCATACTCAATATGAGAATGTTTTGAGTTGTGAATGTGAATACTGCTGATAACATAGCCTATGTGTTCTGTTATACATTACTGTAtagaaaaatatgaatacattacacAATCCAGGGTAGTGTATGAGAATATTTGTAATGATATTGATGGTCACATATTACTTGCACATTTAAGCAGTGGTACGGTTTGTGATTTATGAACTCAGCCTCATTGATGTTTGGTCATGTTGTTGTAATATGAGTACAGCCTATACTACCCATGGAATACCTTGTCGGTTACTGTCAGAGGTCTGTGACAGCCTGTAGGCATAAACATATAGTACTGTGTTCACAGTCAATCCAGGAATTGGATTATTTCTTCTGGTGGATGATTCTAGATCATTGTGCACAATGTCCCATACTGTATATCTAAAATGGCCTGTTTGTTGAATCAGTGTTTTCGTAATATTTGCTGCTCAGTAGCATCCATAAAGTTTTAACGTATTCAGTAAATTCTGTTTTCAGGATATAGTCTATGTCCCATTCAGCTCCAAAGCACCTGCCATTTTGCAGGAACACACTAGAAATCAATAATTTCATCTTGGGCTTGCATCATCTATATTACCTTGATTTAGTGCAACCAGCCTGCGAGGGAGGATATATCATGCTAAAAATGGAATCTACCAATGTAGATGCTTGcttctcattaaaaaaaatcttaaacagTTTGCGCTCATTCAGTGGGTTTGGGGGCAGGTGAGACGAGTGCACCTTTACGGCAGACATAGGCAATTCTTAAAATTGACATGGATAATTTAGTGGAGAGCAAATGCTGTTACGCAAGACGCAGTTTAAAAATCCAGGTGAAAGTGCGTTTCTGAACATGACGAACTGTGGATTCCATttgcttatttttaaattattaattaatcacACTGAAAATCTATCTCCACGAAGTTTCTAAAATGCAACACATATTTTCATTAATCCAATGCAAATATAtcttgaaaaacattttaaatgtttccattgGAGCAAATCATTTCAGCAATTATATAAGAAACTGTAAGTTTAATTGAAAAGCCCAAAATCTTGTAACAAATCTATGAcacaattaatgtttttttattggttGGGAGTTCTACTTTCCAATGCTCTAAGACTGAATCTTACAGCGCTTCAGTTTAATCCTGCTTGTTATGTGCCTTCAAAGAGAATGTGTCATTTGCACCAATACTTAAAATATTTTGCTCTGTTTTGATTACCTATGTTTCATTACTACTTTTTAGATGCGTTAATCCTGGTGAGGGAGAACAAGACGTGGGAGGAGGCTCTGGATCACTGTCACTCTCACTACACTGACCTCGCCAGCATTGTCTCAGAGAAGGAGCACAACCTCACAGCGCTGATGGCCGCAGAGGCACAGACCACCCACGTCTGGCTGGGCCTGAGGCAGAGCTTCATAACCCACTCCTGGTTCTGGGTGAACAGGGAGGTCCTGGGGTACCAAAAGTGGGTCCAGGGAGGGCAGCCCCAGTGCCCCCAGTCCAGATACTGTGGAGCCATGTCCACTACTACTGAGGGCCATGCCTGGACTGACAGGCCCTGCAAGGAGAGGCTCAACTTCATCTGCTACAGAGGTATGTCTGCAGTTATTCTTATTTCAGTAAAGCCCCTTTCACACCAGTACACCATCCCACGTTATAACTCACTTCATAGCAACCTGAGTCATGAGTGTGAATGTGGTTCGATTGGGGTCAAGAGCAAGTGCCTGCTCTATCTGTTACATTTATGAAACTGCTTTACATTAACAGGAACTGAGATGACTTACAAAATGGTTCTGGAGTCTTTTTCACTTTTGTTTCTGTCCCTATTTTAGTTAAACGATCAAAATAGTAAAATTAAGTCAATGAAACCCTATAGATTTTCTCCTGCTGTGTGCACACCCACATTCACATAGCATAATTCAAGCAGACAGATCCTGACAGGCCAGCAAAGGTATTTCATATTGAATTGGAAGGCCGATGTGAAGCCTTTACAATAGCAGAGTAGATCTGAAGACAGTAGATGGTGCTGTTATATGTTGTCAGTGTGAGTCACAGTGCTAAAAGTAAGTCATGGAGTTGAAGTTTGACCTGCTTGTGTGGTGGGGGCCACTCAGACATTAACACAACCTTCCCATggtataaaaaaattaaaacgcCTCACTGTTGGATACTACTGTGTTCGATGGTTTAGGTTTCATTGTGTTTCCTCCTCTGATTGTCCGAGTCCAGCcggaacagtacagtacagtgtgtgtgtatagtctTCTCTTCCCTGACACTGGCGCTCTGTGTCTCCTCCGCAGCTTAGTGCGACTCCAGTGACCCCCCACCACAATGGCATAGCATCTGCAGCTCCAGCAGCTCTCCACAGCCAGGCAGCTCTGTGATTGGTGTATCTGGGACAAAATTACatatatagaaataataataataatacataaaatgaaaatatatattgtcacTTTGCTGGATTGTATTTGGAGCTGGAGTAAGTGAAGTAAATGTTGTGCTGCAATCTATtttaattactactactacaactataATGAAAGGGGGCCCATGATGCCATTCAActcatattatcattatttccaAGGGCTTCTGTGCTGAAGGATTCTGTATTAATACTAACATAGTTAGAGACTGATTTTCAAAGCTGTTTAATCCCCAACATGCTTAAGATAAGGATGGATTTTATTCAGAGTAAAGTGCAATAAAATATGTAAAGACTCACATTTGTTCACTTGTGTGTCTGTAATGTAATAATCAATAAACCATCAACCAGTTCACTCTGTTTCTCTGGCTCCTGTGTGTCATTGCACCCTGATCTCATCTCACCACCAAGTCCAGCTCATCTCCAAGGGCATCGAATCTGACACTGCACTACTTTTCCTGTTGCAGGTCAAATGTAATCAGATGCTGCATTCGAAACACAATTACTCTGTGAATAGCAAATCATGATCTACTATAGTAAACAttattagttaattaattaattaattaatttcttagcagatgctccTGTCCAGAGTGACGTACAGTTTACACATTACACAAGTATTTGCAGTAAAGTGCCATAATCctatcaatacaaaaatacattttcttgcatTAGTGCAATCACTACAAAACTTAATAAGTACACATCATACATTATATTGTTAAGTGCTAAGTAGGTATGTGTTAAAGATGGGAGGGGGCACTGGAGAAGTCACAGTGACACAATAGACATGCTAACAATATACAAAATTCTTGACAGAATCCTGTACGATCCTTTAAAATCACTTAATGTATTGTCTTTACTGTTACCTATTAGTGGGTTAATGGAAGACATTTAGAAACCCTTAaagtcaaataaatataatatgatTGTTCAACTATTTCTAAGAGCCTGTGTGCCACTGATCATTTTACATGACCaacattttacaacaattccaacatttttacataaaacatacactgatcagccataacattatgaccacctgcctaatattatgtaggtctcccttttgccgccaaaacagcacTGACCCGTCTGGGCATGGACTCCACTCCAcactctgaaggtgtgctgtggtatctggcaccacgacattagcagcagatcctgtaagttgggaggtggggcctccatccacatgatgtaaaagaaaatgtgattcatcagaccaggctatcttcttccattgctccgtggtccagttctgatgctcacgtccccattgtaggcgctttcggcaatggacaggggtcagcatgggcaccctgactggtctccggctacgcagccccatacacaacaaactgcgatgaaAAGTCGctgtgcagggggagggaagagtTGTTCCACATGTTTTACACGTGGATccagaaaagtgggtgtgcagggggagagagacagacaaaactatacaacaacattttatatattccattcaaggaaatatatatacatattcatatacatttgaatatttatgcagagctgatatgtcatttattgtatttaaatttgacaagacctcaggtctttcaacaatgtataatgaacaaactatatacagtgcggcctcataaggcaatgtgcctgacagaccctgggaacacattaacatggctgtcagtaaatccaggagcagcttgcgtgggtgcttgactggaaggcatagtccggtggaagggaaaacacggttcactagctcccccaggatgcacttaacagggccagactgggagaggaaaaggcaggagccagagccagtaggctactggggctcgactacaGCCAACACTGGGTTCCTAATGCAAGGGACCAGTCCCatcacgtccaacctgtagaaccaggcaaatgtaagcagagcaggtgaagccaacaCTCTTGCTATgcagcgaagggaggaggatgaaaatccatcaactcaataggcctgttgacatgaaatggagacagcacttttgggcgGAAAGCAGGTTAGGCTGtagtgtgaccctggagccatctcccgcaaaacggacacacgatgggtgtacggacagggcgtgtaactcgctcatgcgttttgcagaggtgattgccagcatctgccagcggtaggaatactgcaacctcatacagggagctctcgccgactgaatagtgtctactaccgcgtctgacagaccccaggcaatcagtcgctcccgctcaggggccaggcccagatcTGGAGGATgcctggattggggtgccaaagtgtgccctgcacctgggactacaagggacaccctgacacaagctctcagtcggaagagggacagacacgtgtgtatggaggcaactctctctggtgccagAATGGCTAGCATGGCAACATaatcgaggcgcagtccgaggaactgtgcctgctgagttggcatcaggcggctcttctcttgATTGACCCAAAGGCCCAATTCAGAGAGGcagcctaaaatcaggtttgtgtgttCCTGAAACTGCTCCCtcaagtgagaacaaaccagtcAGTCATCTAGATAATGGAGGACGTGGAACCCCTGAcaacgcaagggggctaacacgacgtccatgcacttggaaaaagtgtgtggggctagctagctagctagcgaaggggagaacagcaaactcgaatgctcggccctcgaaggcgaagtggagaaacttcctgtgcacctgcgcaatggttatgtgacagtaagcatctttcagatctacTGTGGTGAACCAGTTGCCGTACTTGTTGTCCCTGGACATgatgcgcaggttgagcatcttgaagcgcagcaccttgaggtggcggttcaggcgcctcagatccaagacgGGGCGGAAACTTTCATAGGCACAAGGAAGTATAGAAAATAGAAGTATAGGAATAGAATCCCTCGCGCTGCCCCAGCAGGGGCACTTCatggattgctcgcttctccaggagagcagcAATTTTAATGTGAAGCGCGCACACTGCACTGGGTCTCTCACTCACGTCCACACCATGCCCTGAAAGGGAGATAGACGTGCCTGAAATTGTAGGGAGTAgtcaactgatataatttgggtGTCTTGGGTACAGTAttgccaatttgagagttgctgggggtgtaagggtgggccagaggctgctggaatgccTCAGGGACGGTGCTTGGGTGACGGAGCGGGTGGGGTCGGtccgggtcccctcctaccacgagctgcTGTGGGCTGCCGGGGGCGAGGGCGGTGAGCCTGGGGttgcgcctgcctgccagtgagacactggcggagatcggcaggtgggcggggctgtgacctgggctgtggtccagcctgtggcctgggctgtggtctGGAAGCTGcggtcggggggcctccccgctgGCAAGCTGCCGCAGACGGCCTGCGTTGTGGGGCCTGAAGTGCCACGGGGTACACCCAAGCCAGTggcagggactgctccctctcctggagggtgtgtgtgagcatCGCCTCCATAGACGGGCCAAAAGTGAAGCCTGGTAAAATAGGGGTGTCCATGAGGTGAGTCCTGTCTGCCTCAGGGACCCGccatgcctgggacagccaaagctgacggcgtgccaccacaatggctgccagggatcaccctgtcgcccttgccccctggtGCATCACGGTGATGAGCTGGTCCGCCGCTGCTGCTATCTCCGAGATAGGGGGCAGGGTTGGTGATGCGCCACGTTGCTCCGAGGGCTCTGCCAGCTGGGCCAAGTACAGGGAGCCCTCCGGAGCAGCATCTCCGTGACGCGACACTGACTGTTGGGGCAGGTCACTGTTGGCTCCATGGATAGTGGAGGTAGGGAGACCAGGGCGGCTATAATGGAATTCACATGCGGGAActccaccaagcccgcttctgccgcgctctgggtcctggcataagcctcccctctcctggctagggcaGGGGCTGTTGCCAGATGGTCCGAAGTAGCTGAGGGCTACATTGTCCGACAACAGCGGGAGGGCCCATGTGGGGCTGGACTGTCACTCTCCCTGCTGTCATTTATAAACTGCGTGCCTCCACGTCACGTCAGACTCAGCTCTCTCCTTCTGAGCTTATGACAAGCTGTGCAATGCAATTTCCTGCTGATCTTTGGGTCCCTAccatccaaatatttatggatccAACTACGTAGTAAGATTAAATTGTGCTTACACATAGCAcataactgtattatgtctgcatttgttattgtactaggatgtatgcttattgtattttgtacaatAAGTACAAAATTGTACGGCTGCCCTCTGAGATGAGCTGGACTTGGAGACATaggtgagatgagatgagaCCAGGGTGCAATGACACACAGGAGCCAGAGTTACAGAGTGAACTGGGTGATGGTTTATTAATTATCACACTATAGACACACAAGTGAACAAATGGGAGTCTTTATATTAAAACTCCACATTACTCTGAATAAAATCCAGCTAATATCATTATATTCTTCCCAATTCTATGTTCCTGAGTTGAACCATTAAAAATGCCTTTGCCTTCATTATAAACAGTGTTGATAAAGAGCCCCTCACCAGAAATCTTCTATTTtataacaaaacagaaattgatatatgaataataaatgTTTTCCCCTTTTGCTACAATTTGTCTACCTGCAAACCTAGATCATCTTTCAACAGTACAGTTATGAAAACTCATAGACTATCCTTAAACAtcttgatttgatttaataaacattttgtgGATTAAACAGCTTTGAAAACCAGTCCCTAACTATTCATGAAGAATCACAACAGAAGCCCTTGGAAATATGATGCATTGTATAACACCAACAGCACCCTTGAATCAAttgataataatagtagtaccagtagtagtagtagtagtagtagtagtagtagtagtagtagtagtagtagaagtagtagtagtagtagtgacaattatacatataatatacactgatcagccataacactatgaccagtgacaggtgaagtgaataacactgataatctccttatcatggcacctgtcagtgggtgggatatattaggcagcaagtgaacattttgtcctcaaagttgatgtgttagaagcaggaaaaatgggcaagcgtaaggatctgagcgactttgacaagggccaaattgtgatggctaggtgactgggtcagagcatctccaaaactgcagctcttgtggggtgttcccggtctgcagtggtcagtacctatcaaaagtggtccaaggaaggaaaagtggtgaaccagcGATAGGGTCATGGGcaaccaaggctcattgatgcacgtggggagtgaaggctggcccatgtggtccgatccaacagacgagctactgtagctcaaattgctgaaaaagttagtgctggttctgatagaaaggtgtcagaacacatagtgcatcgcagtttgtggcgtatggggctgtgtagccgcagaccagtcagggtgcccatgctgacccctgtccactgccaaaagagcctacaatgggcacatgagcatcagaactggaccaaggagcaatggaagaaggtggcctggtctgatgaatcacgagttcaaggtgttgacctggccaaattccacagatctcaatccaattgagtatctgtgggatgtgctggccaaacaacgtcttggtgccagataccacagcacaccttcagaggtctagtggagtccatgcctcgacgggtcagggctgttttggtggcaaaagggggacctacacaatattaggcaggtggtcataatgttatggctgatcggtgtatatatcaGTACAAAATGTACTTATTGGAGCTCCAAATAAATTCCAGCAAAAGAtaagaaattacacaatttagtttttaattatttgaactTGGCAATGGTTAATTAATACATATCTTAACATAAATTGTTAGAATGCAtccaaaattaagaaaaaatatagaTTCAATACTGACATCCTTTCCATTTTcgtataattaataatttgattaCGAAAAGTTGCCGTTGTTTAGATGCCATTTTGTTACATGCCTTGTAGACATCACAcactgatactgatactgatttacattttttcctACATTGATTTCAAACGTGGTGTCTTTAAGCACGCATTTTCTTTGCCCATCATAGGATTGAATAGAAACTACAGTCATGATAATGATGATCAGATGCATATGAGCACACAAATATTGGATCGGTTTCCTATGAAAGGGATGAATTTTCTTGCACTCGGTATCCAGTAAGAGCATGTATtctgtatttataaaaaaaaactactatTGGTGGAACAATGACAGTTGCTAACTTTAGAAAGGTTACTATATGTAAGTAGTGGAAAGAGCTAGTTTGTCTGTGGTGTCTCATTTGTGATTCAGGTTACCACAGAGATGTCAGTCAGCAAAATATATGTGAAATATTGATAATTTAAGGTGGATTTCTGTGTCAAATACAAtctaattacaattaaaaggtttttgtttgtatgtttaatttatatttgttaCTGGTCATGCTCTAGTTCTGCAGATTTCCGCTGCTCTGCACAGAGCTACACAATTCCACAGATCCCAGTGGTGGAGCACAATtgtggaaatctgcgctacacgaacgtgAACACAGGTCTCCAGAACTGCATTTAGTTAACAaattcactgtttcactgtgatACATTCTACATTCATACAAGTCTACATCAGGAAAACTTGATCAAATGACACAGACAAGTAGAAAAATGTTATGTTGGGTGTGCCAGAGAATGAAACTATATTGatagtttaaatatatacatgttaaatgttttacttGTGTATCACTAATGGTACATGTTTTGGAAGAATTACACATATATGTAATATTATCCCAGAGACGCCACTCCCAGAGCCCCACAGTGATCCCATGCAGCCTGGCTGTGGAGAGCTGCTGGAGCTGCAGCCGCTGTGCTGCTGTGGCAGGGGATCACTGGAGCCGCACTAAGCTGTGGAGGAGACACAAAGCGCCAGGGTCAGGGAAGAGAAGCCCGTATACAGACACTGTACTACTCTGGCTGGCCAATTGGAGGAGAAAGCACAGTGAGATCTAACTAGTAAACCAAAGGACATAGTAGTATCCAACAGTGAGGCGTTTAACCATTTAGGTTGTGTTAGCGGTCGAGTGGCCCCCACAACACAAGCTGGTCGAACTTCAactcctttattttcttttagcaTTGTGACTTACACTGACAAAATACAACAGCACCATCTACTGTCTTTATATCAGAGCAACTCTCCTATTAAAAGGCTTCACGGTGGCCTTCCAATTCACTTTGAAATACCTTTCCTGGCTTTTCAGGATCTGGATGTGTACATTGTACTAAATTGCTATATTAATGTGGTTGATTAATTCTCAGAAACTGAGAAAATCACTCAGCAGGAGAAAATCTGTCGGGTTTCATTGATTTGTTTCATTTGACTATTTTCATCATTGAACTGCAATTGGAAAAGAAACTGAATAGAAGCagtattataattttaattacagCCCTGAGAGTGTGACAGCTTGCGTCCTGGTTCTTTTCTTTATGGTTTTCAAGTCCCTTAAAGACCCCTTCACACTTGAATTCTCCACCCAGGTTGACTCTCCCCAGTTTATACCCTGGTGTGCAGCAGTCTGGGGTTACTCTCACACTGCAGTTGCAATAGGCTGGTCAGATCTGCAGTCGCTGCTGAAAATCCTCAGAAACTGGGGGAATTTagtctctctcgctccctctctccaggTCAGTATGGaatgaattcactgtcaaaattagcgagcacagaaatacaacttgtacgTTTAAAACTACACttacggtttttattttacgcttACAATTCAATTCTGTGCTCATTCAATATCGTTTACATATTTGCAGTTTCATTTACACATTTGCAGTTCTGTCTTTGCTCGTTCAATCTCGttgtcacatttgcagttcTGTCTGCGCATGCGCAGTACTCTCTACTCGCTCGCAGCTTTTTGACAGTGTTTTCACACCGACTCAGACACAGCGGGTAGTCAGGCATCCTAGATGATCACCGCACTGTCGATCTCCATCACACATGACTGACCTCGCAGACGCTAAACAAGTTTAACATGGCTTAATGACAAGACTGGcactttccaaactgttacacaaaggattggatgtttaaagtgTCGTGTTAAGCCCTAGCCAGACGTAGCTGGGCTTAATGTTGAACTCGTGTTTTActgtactttaaaatataaccatttaTATTCAAACTTTATAATTAACCAGACTGGCACCACCCAGGCTGAgagacaaaatatgtaatgttcaAATTGATATTAAAAGCAGAAGTATCTCGCTAAGCCTTGCTGTAGCCAAGTGTGAACTGTGCTTCATATTGAAAGCTTATATGTGGTTATAAGCAAAGCACTTAGAGCCTAGCTTTACTAACGACAAGACCCCCACCTACCAGGCCTATACAAATGAAGAGGCGTTTAATTTAACACAGTCAATATCAACATCacgtcagtcttgtcatttattaaATTTGGATATCAATGgttttaagtacagtaaacCACATTAAGCACAATGCAGCTTGGCTACAATACAATAGGGCTTAGAAAAGACAAGACAGTTATGcttttaatgtcattttaaacatccaatcttttgtgtaacagtttggaaagtgtcagtcttgtcatttatagaTGGGATGTAAACGGTTATGTTTTACTACAGTAAGTCACGTTGAGCGTTATATTCACCTAAGTGAATTATGATACACAGAGTAAGGCCATAATCATATTGTCTATGTTAGTAAAAACATATCCATATCCATCCATATCCTTTATTCATAATAGGACGTGCCTAACTATAAACGTACAAACTCTGCAAAGTAATGGTTATGCTTAAAGCACATTAAAACACGTTAAGCTTTTTTAGACTGTCGCTCTGCTGCCGTGTGCTCAGCCATGTGTGATGGAGATCGATAGTGCAATGATCATCTAGGATGCCTGCTCTACGCGCTGTTTTTGAGTCGGTGTGAAAACCGCGAGCGTGTAGAGAGAACTGCGCATGCGCAGACAGAACTGCAAATGTGAAAACGAGATTGAACGAGCACAGACAGAACTGCAAATGTGTAAATGAAACTGCAAATATGTAAACGATATTGAACGAGCACAGAATTTAATTGTaagcgtaaaataaaaaccgtaaGTGTAGTTTTGAAcgtacaagttgtatttctgtgctcgctaattttgacagtgaattcactccATAGGTCAGTGCTAGTTGGTTGACCCAGATGAAACCGCATTCACACTCATGACAATCAGGACCCAGGTTGCTATAAATTGAGTTAGAACTTAGGATGTGTGGTGTAAAAGGGGCTTTACTGAAATCAGAGTAACTGCTGACAGTACCTCTGTAGCAGATGAAGTTGAGCTTCTCCTCACAGGGCCGGTCAGTCCAGGCGTGGTCCTCAGTAGTAGTGGATGTAGCTCCACAGTATCTTGACTGGGGGCACTGGGGCTGCCCTGCCTGGACCCACTTTTGGTACCCCAGGACCTCCCTGTTCACCCAGAACCAGGAGCGGGTTATGAAGCTCTGCCTCAGGCCCAGCCAGACGTGGGGGGTCTGGGCGTCTATGGCTGTCAGAGCTGTTAGCTTGTGCTCCTTCTCTGAGATGATGCTGACGAGGTCAGTGTAGTAAGAGCGGCAGTGATCCAGAGCCTCCTCCCACGTCTTGTTCTCCCTGACCAGGATTAACTCTCGCACATCTGAAAAGGAGTGAAGTagacaaaaatagacatgttaaaagattacatttatcaattaactaa
It contains:
- the LOC136767306 gene encoding rheacalcin-2-like gives rise to the protein MFHYYFLDALILVRENKTWEEALDHCHSHYTDLASIVSEKEHNLTALMAAEAQTTHVWLGLRQSFITHSWFWVNREVLGYQKWVQGGQPQCPQSRYCGAMSTTTEGHAWTDRPCKERLNFICYRA